The following coding sequences lie in one Lolium perenne isolate Kyuss_39 chromosome 2, Kyuss_2.0, whole genome shotgun sequence genomic window:
- the LOC127335393 gene encoding uncharacterized protein → MFLHSLLLQNMAKNPQQARSKSKDGGAARARDLSKKSPWYQRAVELLLLIWKQPAAAGAPTSKAAAAAGVSASATGTGKAGAGAASGPGRLRKSSSLNVAASFTRVCLCAPISSYNEQSLYFQAGDAAAPRRSYSYPRASSASASGSGLGNNANPLVAPPPRAEPLQRGGSVERRPVFRGKSLTDDVLMRRLVVDEVASRRRSQMEVIRRRHAASSKRRRLGPSPLRRMALPESSEEEEGEDEAVAVAETPRTDRAFLDELSSVA, encoded by the coding sequence ATGTTTCTCCACTCCCTCCTGCTGCAAAACATGGCCAAGAACCCACAGCAAGCTAGGTCGAAGTCGAaggacggcggcgcggcgagagCGAGGGACCTGTCGAAGAAGTCCCCGTGGTACCAGCGCGCGGTGGAGCTGCTGCTCCTCATCTGGAAGCAGCCCGCTGCCGCGGGGGCGCCGACGTCgaaggcggcggccgcggcgggcgTGTCAGCCTCTGCGACCGGGACCGGCAAGGCGGGAGCGGGGGCGGCGTCCGGGCCGGGCAGGCTGCGCAAGTCGTCGTCGCTGAACGTGGCGGCGTCGTTCACGCGCGTGTGCCTGTGCGCGCCCATCTCCTCCTACAACGAGCAGTCGCTCTACTTCCAGGCGGGCGACGCGGCCGCCCCGCGCCGGAGCTACAGCTACCCGCGCGCGTCGTCGGCGTCGGCGTCCGGGTCAGGGTTGGGCAACAACGCCAACCCGCTGGTGgccccgccgccgcgcgccgAGCCGCTGCAGAGGGGTGGCAGCGTGGAGCGGCGGCCGGTGTTCCGGGGCAAGTCGCTGACGGACGACGTGCTGATGCGGCGGCTGGTGGTGGACGAGGTGGCCTCGCGGCGGCGGAGCCAGATGGAGGTGATCCGGCGGCGGCACGCGGCGTCGTCCAAGCGCCGGCGCCTCGGCCCCAGCCCGCTGCGGAGGATGGCCCTACCGGAGTCGTCCGAGGAGGAGGAAGGCGAGGacgaggcggtggcggtggcggagaCGCCACGGACGGACAGAGCATTCCTCGATGAGTTGAGTAGCGTAGCGTAG